The following proteins are encoded in a genomic region of Amycolatopsis sulphurea:
- a CDS encoding uroporphyrinogen-III synthase, with product MTEVLPLAGFVAGITAARRADELGALLVRRGAEVRYGPAIRIVPLADDTELRAATARLLDSPVDVVVATTGIGFRGWVEAAEGWGLGDALLRRLSAAALLARGPKATGALRAAGLAEVYSPASESNVELLAHLLESGVEGCRVAVQLHGEPLPYFVDALRSAGAEVIEIPVYRWVGPADPAPLDRLLDAVLEGGVDALPFTSAPAVASTLAMARRTGRFPALVDALRTRVVVACVGPITAGPLAALGVPTVQPQRSRIGALARTVAETLANGSPRLYAAEHVLELRGNGALMDGEWREIAPAPMALLRALARNPGQVMSRGELSAALPSGGEAHAVETAIGRLRTSLGGAGVVQTVVKRGYRLAVPDL from the coding sequence GTGACGGAGGTTCTTCCGCTGGCCGGTTTCGTCGCCGGGATCACCGCAGCGCGCCGGGCCGACGAGCTGGGCGCGCTTTTGGTGCGGAGGGGGGCGGAAGTGCGCTACGGCCCGGCGATCCGCATCGTCCCACTGGCCGACGACACCGAACTGCGCGCGGCCACCGCACGTTTGCTCGACTCCCCTGTGGACGTTGTGGTGGCCACGACCGGGATCGGTTTCCGAGGATGGGTGGAAGCGGCCGAGGGATGGGGACTCGGGGACGCCCTGCTGCGCCGGCTGTCGGCCGCTGCGCTGCTGGCTCGCGGTCCGAAAGCGACCGGGGCCCTACGCGCCGCCGGGCTCGCGGAAGTCTATTCCCCGGCGTCGGAAAGCAACGTCGAATTGCTGGCGCACCTTCTTGAGTCCGGTGTGGAGGGATGTCGCGTCGCGGTGCAGCTGCACGGCGAGCCGCTTCCGTACTTTGTGGATGCACTGCGTTCCGCCGGTGCGGAGGTGATCGAGATTCCGGTCTATCGCTGGGTCGGCCCGGCGGATCCTGCGCCATTGGACCGGCTGCTGGATGCGGTGCTCGAAGGCGGAGTGGACGCGTTGCCGTTCACGAGCGCTCCGGCAGTGGCCTCGACGTTGGCGATGGCGCGTCGCACCGGACGGTTCCCGGCGCTCGTCGATGCGCTGAGGACGCGGGTGGTCGTCGCCTGCGTCGGCCCGATCACCGCCGGGCCGCTGGCCGCGCTCGGCGTGCCGACCGTGCAGCCGCAGCGGTCGCGGATCGGCGCCCTGGCCAGGACCGTCGCGGAAACACTGGCGAACGGATCGCCCCGGCTGTATGCGGCAGAGCACGTTCTCGAACTGCGCGGAAACGGGGCGTTGATGGACGGCGAGTGGCGGGAGATCGCTCCCGCGCCGATGGCGTTGCTGCGTGCGCTGGCGCGCAATCCCGGGCAGGTGATGTCCCGGGGGGAGCTTTCCGCAGCACTGCCGTCGGGTGGCGAGGCCCATGCGGTGGAAACCGCGATCGGCCGCCTGCGGACGTCGCTGGGTGGCGCGGGGGTGGTGCAGACCGTGGTGAAACGGGGGTACCGGCTGGCGGTGCCGGACCTCTGA
- the nirD gene encoding nitrite reductase small subunit NirD, with protein MTVSLERTWTVVCPVTRVAEFAGVAALVGGAQIAVFHLPGDQWYAVSNWDPCSGAAVLSRGIVGDAGGEPVVASPVYKDRFSLRTGRCLDADRQSVPVYPVRLRSGMVEVGSP; from the coding sequence ATGACGGTTTCCCTGGAGCGGACGTGGACGGTGGTTTGCCCCGTCACGCGGGTAGCGGAGTTCGCCGGTGTGGCCGCACTGGTGGGCGGGGCGCAGATCGCGGTGTTCCATCTGCCCGGCGACCAGTGGTACGCAGTGTCCAATTGGGATCCGTGCAGTGGCGCGGCGGTGCTGTCCCGCGGCATTGTCGGGGACGCCGGGGGAGAGCCCGTGGTGGCGTCACCGGTCTACAAGGACCGGTTCTCCCTCCGTACCGGACGGTGCCTGGACGCGGACCGGCAATCGGTTCCGGTGTACCCGGTGCGCCTGCGGTCGGGGATGGTCGAGGTGGGCTCTCCGTGA